The nucleotide sequence TACTTTGATACATAGTTAACGTCACCTAAAAACTAATTTATAGAGAGTCGCCTACGTCACCTTTCTACAAGCATATAAACGGAAGCGTAGCAAATTTTTATGaggtaaaattgggttatagctaagttttaaagatttaaataaaacgttagctgacttgaaacctctttagtctgaaatgacgtacctactaacttgttAAAACTAATCATAACTCCCTTGCGGAGGAAAATTATACGTAAATCCACAATTCCCGCGGGAaaaattgaggccattgtcttttagtatacaggcatggaataacgtcatgtcattgacgagcaagtgtgatgaaaaaaatattattttgcctgacacgttcctattacggtcatggtacgaTACGGTGTAGTTCGTAGAACCTGgaattaacttgcaatgtattaCCACAGTAcaacaagtttccctacagtaatccggcggagacgtctagacagagcaatcgtgcggggcgtgaggggtgagacgcgggtggcaggagccccagctgcatacttcgccgttcttagtagcttgggacaagtcttctagggctatcgcgtttttttaacatttaaatttataataaaacttattatggtgcatacgacatgtactgtgagtgAGTGCAAATCTGTatctcgcataaataaggaactaagatttcatctatttatttaattatatttatttatttgttatataattaaccttaataacaggaactttaagtccgttaaatctagaaaccgaaagtatttCGGTAAAGTAAAtcggttactaatctatgaaagtatgTCATAAGTATGCCACGCCACccctaatttattttgttttataaaatttcgcaataccaatatgtaccgattcgtaaaagacATCCTATCTTCCAAATGAATGGTTTAAATTTGTGGCAACCCTTCGttacttgcgtaaatacctatacaggctgcggtatcgctcagcttcaaaggcgtcggcctactgtagggaaaacttgttatactgtggtattactatgtatgtaggtagtggttggattatatttttttataaacgaggggcaaacgagcagacgggtcacctgatggagagcgatgtATGGTAGTGCGTTGGATTTAAGGACTTTAAATTttgattgactttaaatttggcatatacctagtgccatccacgaagagcgcgtgattttgtcaaaattagacattaatgaccaAGCGCGGTCGCAGCCTGAAATTTAGGAGgggtcactaataataatacatcgcGGCTTAGGGGCAAAAAATTGCTTTCTTTATTTCGTCaatttttagaagatttttcaatttaatgtGTACGAttttgggggggggggcggtCATGTCCCCTGTGATACCCCCCCCCCTTCGGACCGCGACtgttaatgacattgtaataagaaccatcgtgaatgactctatcctatacttatgtaaatcctGTCACAATACATTCACCTAATAGTGAGattctggtagtccagccaggatcataTCCGCAGCACGGAACTGCTCGACGAATAAtggtattgacttgaaatttgacacggaGAAAATGAGACATCCTACCAAaatgtaaatgtagtttggaacAATAAAACTACTTACAGTCTAccaaaagtacaatcagcaaaaaagcttgtattaaaaattgtattattaacaaaatctttttttaacagaacgAGGCGTCATCAGGTACACTGTCAGAATCGACTTTGACACGACGGCGCTCGCCAGTGGCCTCCCTGATGACAGCAAACCCTGCGATACCATCGACCAGGACCCCCTCAACAACTGCAAGCCAGTAGACTGCGACATCCGCTACAACGGACACAAGCCCCACTTCCACCCAAGACTAAGACGATGCGTAGAAGCCCCACCATGCCTACCAACCAACCTAAAATCCCCTGATGTTTTGTATGACGAGAATTCAAATAGATGTTTAAAAAACACCAGTCTATCCGACGACGATCTAAGCTACATTAAATCTTTAAGCAATGGTAGAATCAGAAACGCTAaagacataattattattaagaataaaCCTTCCATTTTTAATAGTACGGCACCAAATGATGGTCAATatgctgataatgatgacgagCCGAATGGTACTCGATCATTAGTCGCTCAGCCAGTCGATACATGCCCAGCGAAGACGAAAGTTGAGGAGCCGAAACCTACTATAAGCTACAAAATATCAGACTATTTCGAAACATATAAAGATACTTTGAAAGTGCTAGCGGTCGTAGTATTCATGCAATGTTGTCTCATATGCACAATGCTATACTTGTTAGCTAAGACTTGCCATTGTGATAAAGAGAAGCCTTTAGTTAGTCGATTCTTCAACTACAGACACGATGTATCAGTAACTACCCCTCTTATAGACACCAGTGATCATGATACGGAAACTACATATCATTATTTAAGCGATTCTACTAATGTTGATAAAAAGATTAAATGTTATAAAGCCTGCCATAAGAATAGAACTAGAAGCGCGAGACTTAGCATGTCTGATGATATTCTAGCTAAATGTGTGACGAGAAGAGACTGGAAGCAGAGGTCTGACGTCATACCTGAGCATAAACCTGAGGAGTGGCTTAGTGATGACAAAAACCAAGATAGAGTTAAGAGGACCGACACCAAAATTAACTTTGAGAACGAAGTCAGGAAGTCCAAAAGTGACATCAAATCTAAAGCATCCAAAGGTATTATTAAGAGAAAAAGCGAGAATATAGACGTTGAGCCGTCTTCCGAACAGGAAATTACATGCCATATGTATAGTTACGATAATTGCGAAAAGAATTCGATTAAGAAAACTATATCTTTGTCGTCTGAAAAAGGCGCTCAGGCGTGCTTTTCCAACGACTCCATAGATGATTTTCTTTCCGAGCGCGGCATGATATTTTTAGCAGGTGAAAATATATCCAAATACACGTTTTCAAGCGACTCTACGTATAATTTGCATATTAAGAATTCCTGTTCGGAAATATCAAGTAAAACGTCAAAGAATAATATAGTTCAGAACGTTTTGTCCTTGTTGCAAAGAAAGCAACACGGGCCGGCATCGGATCCCGGAGGAGGTCAAAAAAGTACAgataatttgaatttagaacttCTTCACATGTCACAAGCGTCAGTGTTCACGTCCACAAACGAGTCTGAGTGTGTGGGAGGTTTTAAAAGGACTATGGATTCTAGGACGTCTCTGTAGCTTAGTTgccttaattataattatgttcatCTATCAATTTTTCCTTGTTTTTTTGATGAACTACACTACAGCAGTTTTTGGGTTTGAGTTAATACTTTTCGCCTTTTTGCTTTTAGCGCcattctgaaaataaaataaaattgtctttaatttttttctcgtgAAATTACTTCGCCTACTGAACAATAGATGGCAGTAAATGACAGAAGCAAGTTCGTTCCAAATGTGGCCATTATTTTCGACTATCTATTTATAACAATTGACCTcagtttgaaatttaaattaaatgctaaCTCCCACTGACGCCAAC is from Choristoneura fumiferana chromosome 28, NRCan_CFum_1, whole genome shotgun sequence and encodes:
- the LOC141443860 gene encoding uncharacterized protein; amino-acid sequence: MLLRIYILSFILHFSSSSNKEDLEITSGLNVASADSMALGFYIKVNNKGPDCKIECSPDRCCLQIEGEENCDVLDIMGGCYETVPAGSTRTVRLAAPLMYPFQRRGYCIVYLDTRPEERGVIRYTVRIDFDTTALASGLPDDSKPCDTIDQDPLNNCKPVDCDIRYNGHKPHFHPRLRRCVEAPPCLPTNLKSPDVLYDENSNRCLKNTSLSDDDLSYIKSLSNGRIRNAKDIIIIKNKPSIFNSTAPNDGQYADNDDEPNGTRSLVAQPVDTCPAKTKVEEPKPTISYKISDYFETYKDTLKVLAVVVFMQCCLICTMLYLLAKTCHCDKEKPLVSRFFNYRHDVSVTTPLIDTSDHDTETTYHYLSDSTNVDKKIKCYKACHKNRTRSARLSMSDDILAKCVTRRDWKQRSDVIPEHKPEEWLSDDKNQDRVKRTDTKINFENEVRKSKSDIKSKASKGIIKRKSENIDVEPSSEQEITCHMYSYDNCEKNSIKKTISLSSEKGAQACFSNDSIDDFLSERGMIFLAGENISKYTFSSDSTYNLHIKNSCSEISSKTSKNNIVQNVLSLLQRKQHGPASDPGGGQKSTDNLNLELLHMSQASVFTSTNESECVGGFKRTMDSRTSL